From Rutidosis leptorrhynchoides isolate AG116_Rl617_1_P2 chromosome 3, CSIRO_AGI_Rlap_v1, whole genome shotgun sequence, a single genomic window includes:
- the LOC139901951 gene encoding uncharacterized protein, translating into MNTTDVPSARHAGISELDKLDETELYPDCNFMSAFNFLAKLMHMKVDSKWTNTSFDKLLQLLTTAFPLANIPKSHYEAKKKMSEIGLVYEAIHVFKNDCYFNAYIKSSVTAKDVVWHATGQCKEEGKMRHPVDGISWKKFDARYPDFASEPRNVRLGLSSDGFNPFGNMNNAYNSSFMLTLLIPGPKLPRKDMDVFLRPLVDELKDLWSNGVETKDSFTNSVFTMRVALLMTINDFPAHSSLSGWSGQGYYACSICNVDTPCIETRPPPRRRTNDEILEQLRPFSGKALQREPGKHPEHGGKKKRCDETVEGNWSKKSIFYELRYWSNVELKHNLDVMHIEKNVCESLLNTLLKHKEKSKDTVNARKVLKEWGIRSELWMKPSGNNRKEEKPHPNYSFSTADRSLFCLFIRGVKLPDGFGSNFRTKVTDDDTKIPGLKSHDHHLMMQRLLPIGLRAFLDSFISTPLIELCLFFKQLCVQTLKISDMEDAKTQLINILCSLEQIFSPSFFDIMIHLVMYLPEEAVQGGLVYMRWMYPFERYMKKLKNYIRNKARPEGSIAEGYVADEALTYASRYLDTVKTRFNRPDRNFDASVPQCKHYVFQSVCRPISKGDDVDLDPDTKAKISWFILNNSYELDKYRE; encoded by the exons ATGAACACAACTGATGTACCAAGTGCTAGACACGCTGGTATTagcgaattagataaacttgacgaGACAGAGCTATACCCCGATTGTAACTTTATGTCAGCGTTTAATTTTTTGGCAAAGTTGATGCACATGAAGGTAGATAGTAAATGGACCAATACATCATTTGACAAATTGTTGCAATTGCTTACAACTGCATTTCCTCTAGCTAATATTCCTAAGTCTCACTATGAGGCTAAGAAGAAAATGAGTGAGATTGGTTTAGTATACGAAGCGATCCATGTTTTTAAGAATGACTGTT ACTTCAACGCCTATATAAAATCAAGTGTAACTGCAAAAGATGTGGTTTGGCATGCTACTGGTCAATGTAAGGAAGAAGGTAAAATGCGTCACCCGGTGGATGGTATATCATGGAAAAAATTTGATGCACGTTATCCAGATTTTGCAAGCGAACCTAGAAATGTTAGGTTAGGGTTATCTTCTGATGGTTTTAATCCGTTTGGCAACATGAATAATGCTTACA ATTCTTCATTCATGTTGACACTGTTAATACCTGGTCCTAAATTGCCGAGGAAGGACATGGATGTTTTTTTACGTCCGTTGGTCGATGAATTGAAAGATCTGTGGTCTAATGGAGTCGAAACAAAGGACTCCTTCACAAACAGTGTTTTCACTATGCGTGTCGCGCTTTTAATGACAATTAATGATTTTCCTGCTCATAGTAGTTTGTCTGGTTGGAGTGGCCAAGGCTATTATGCATGCTCTATATGTAATGTCGACACTCCTTGT ATAGAGACTAGGCCTCCTCCTCGTAGAAGAACCAACGATGAGATCTTAGAACAACTTAGACCATTTTCTGGAAAAGCTTTGCAACGTGAACCGGGGAAACATCCGGAACATGGGGGGAAGAAAAAGAGATGTGATGAGACAGTTGagggtaattggagtaagaaatctATCTTCTACGAGCTTAGGTATTGGTCTAATGTTGAACTGAAACATAATTTGGATGTCATGCATATAGAAAAAAATGTGTGCGAAAGTTTGTTGAATACTTTGCTAAAGCACAAGGAAAAATCGAAAGACACCGTTAACGCAAGGAAGGTGTTAAAAGAGTGGGGCATTCGTTCAGAGTTGTGGATGAAACCATCAGGTAATAACAGAAAGGAAGAAAAACCTCATCCTAACTACTCCTTTTCAACTGCCGATCGAAGTCTATTTTGTCTATTCATTAGGGGTGTTAAATTACCTGATGGCTTTGGCTCAAATTTTAGAACTAAAGTCACCGATGATGATACCAAAATACCAGGGCTCAAGTCTCACGACCATCATTTAATGATGCAACGGTTGCTTCCGATTGGTTTACGAGCTTTCTTAGACTCATTTATTTCAACCCCACTTATTGAGCTTTGTTTATTCTTTAAGCAACTTTGTGTTCAAACCTTGAAGATTTCTGACATGGAAGACGCCAAAACTCAGCTGATAAACATTTTGTGTTCGCTCGAGCAAATATTTTCTCCGTCATTTTTTGACATAatgattcatttggttatgtatttGCCTGAAGAGGCTGTTCAAGGCGGCCTTGTTTACATGAGGTGGATGTATCCATTTGAAAGATACATGAAAAAGTTGAAGAATTATATCAGGAATAAAGCTAGACCGGAAGGTTCTATTGCCGAGGGCTATGTTGCGGATGAAGCCTTAACTTATGCCTCAAGGTATCTTGACACTGTAAAAACAAGATTTAATAGGCCAGACAGAAATTTTGACGCTTCAGTTCCCCAATGTAAGCATTACGTCTTTCAGTCCGTTTGTAGACCTATTAGTAAAGGTGACGATGTAGATTTGGATCCCGAC